Within Flavobacterium pisciphilum, the genomic segment AAAACGTAATTGCGCGTCAAGAAGGTGATTTCCCAGTAATCGAACCAACTCAGGTAGATTATACTGACGTTGCTCCAAATCAAATTGCTTCTATTTCTGCATCTTTGATTCCTTTCTTAGAGCATGATGATGCGAATAGAGCCTTGATGGGATCAAACATGATGCGTCAGGCAGTACCTTTGATTCGCCCTGAAGCTCCTATTGTAGGAACAGGTTTAGAGCGTCAAGTTGCGTCTGATTCTAGAGTATTGATTAATGCTGAAGGAAATGGAACAGTAGAATATGTTGATGCAAATATCATCACTATTAAATACGACCGTTCAGAAGAAGAAAGAATGGTTAGTTTTGAGTCAGATGAAAAAACATATAATCTAATTAAATTTAGAAAAACCAATCAAGGTACAAGTATTAACTTGAAACCAATCGTTAAGAAAGGTGATAGAGTTGCACTTGGACAAGTATTGTCAGAAGGATATGCTACACAAAATGGAGAATTAGCTTTAGGTCGTAACCTAAAAGTAGCGTTCATGCCATGGAAAGGATATAACTTTGAGGATGCGATTGTAATTTCTGAAAAAGTAGTTCGTGATGATATCTTTACGTCAATTCACGTAGATGATTATTCATTAGAAGTTAGAGATACAAAATTAGGTAACGAAGAGTTAACTAATGATATTCCTAACGTTTCAGAAGAAGCTACTAAAGATTTAGATGAAAACGGTATGATTAGAATTGGAGCAGAGGTTAAACCTGGCGACATTCTTATCGGAAAAATTACTCCAAAAGGGGAATCAGATCCTACTCCAGAAGAGAAATTGCTTCGTGCAATCTTCGGGGATAAAGCAGGTGATGTAAAAGATGCTTCATTAAAAGCTTCTCCTTCTTTACATGGTGTAGTTCTTGACAAAAAATTATTTGCAAGAGCCGTAAAAGATAAACGTAAACGTACACAAGACAAAGATGCTTTAGGTGCTTTGGAAATGGAATTTGAAACTAAATTTGTTGAATTAAAAGACAGATTAGTAGAAAAATTATTCTTGATCGTTAACGGAAAAACATCTCAAGGTGTAATGAATGATTTGGGTGAAGAAGTTTTACCAAAAGGTAAAAAATATACTCAAAAAATGCTTTATGCAGTAGAAGATTTTGCTCACTTAAGCAAAGGTCAATGGGTTGCTGATGATGCTACTAATAAAATGGTTAATGATTTAATTCATAACTATAAAATTAAGCTAAACGACTTACAAGGATCTTTAAGAAGAGAAAAATTCACTATTACTGTTGGAGATGAATTGCCAGCAGGAATCTTGAAATTAGCAAAAATTTATATTGCTAAGAAACGTAAGTTGAAAGTAGGGGATAAAATGGCAGGACGTCACGGTAACAAAGGTATTGTTGCACGTATCGTTCGTCATGAAGATATGCCTTTCCTTGAAGACGGAACACCAGTAGATATTGTATTGAATCCACTTGGGGTACCTTCTCGTATGAACATCGGTCAGATTTATGAAACTGTTTTAGGATGGGCTGGACAAAATTTAGGTAGAAAATTTGCTACTCCAATTTTTGATGGTGCTACTTTAGATCAAATTAATGAATTGACTGACGAAGCGGGAATACCAAGATTCGGTCATACTTATTTATATGATGGAGGAACAGGAGAGCGTTTCCACCAAAGAGCAACTGTGGGTGTAATTTACATGTTGAAATTAGGACACATGGTAGATGATAAGATGCACGCACGTTCTATAGGTCCTTACTCTTTAATTACGCAACAACCACTTGGAGGTAAGGCTCAATTTGGAGGTCAACGTTTTGGAGAGATGGAGGTTTGGGCACTTGAAGCTTATGGAGCATCAAGTACACTTAGAGAAATCTTGACTGTTAAATCTGATGATGTTATTGGTAGAGCTAAAACTTACGAAGCAATCGTAAAAGGTGAAACAATGCCAGAACCAGGATTACCTGAATCATTCAATGTATTGATGCATGAATTGAAAGGTCTTGGATTAGACATTAGATTAGAAGAATAAAAAAATAATCAGACGCAGTCTCAGCATTCAGTTTAATACTGAAGATTGAGACTGTAACTGTTTACTAATATTAAAGTTTTTAGGATTTATACCCGTAACCCGTTCCGATTTTTTATTTAAACCTGATAGGTTTTATAATTAGCACTTCAAAAAAGTTGAAGTTTAGAGAAGTAATTCGAGGTAGTGTTAAGTCAAATGTCATAAATTTTCAAGTCCCCAGAGGTTTTTGGCCTTCGACTTTTAAAATTTCGACTTAAACAAAATCAATTTTTAATTGCAAATAAATCAATAGTAAAAACTATGATGAATAATAGAAATAATAAAGATAAAAATCCAGTAAAAAGATTTAACAAAATCTCAATTGGATTAGCTTCACCTGAATCTATCTTGAAAGAGTCAAGAGGAGAGGTTTTAAAGCCAGAAACAATCAACTACAGAACGCACAAACCAGAACGTGACGGACTTTTTTGCGAAAGAATCTTCGGACCTGTTAAGGATTTTGAATGTGCTTGTGGTAAATATAAAAGAATTCGTTACAAAGGGATCATCTGTGACCGTTGTGGTGTTGAAGTTACTGAGAAAAAAGTACGTCGTGATAGAGTAGGACACATCAACCTTGTTGTGCCAATTGCTCACATTTGGTATTTCCGTTCACTTCCTAATAAAATTGGTTATATCCTTGGACTTCCTTCTAAGAAATTAGATATGATTATTTACTACGAAAGATACGTAGTAATCCAAGCTGGTATTGCTAAAAACGCAGAAGGAGAATCTTTACAAAGATTAGACTTTTTAACTGAAGAAGAATATTTAAATATTTTAGATTCTCTTCCTCAAGATAATCAATATTTAGATGATTTCGATCCAAATAAGTTTGTTGCCAAAATGGGAGCAGAGTGTATTATGGATTTATTGGCACGTATTGACTTAGATGAGTTATCTTACCAACTAAGACACAGCGCTAACAATGAAACGTCTAAACAACGTAAAACAGAAGCATTAAAAAGATTACAAGTTGTTGAGTCTTTCCGTGAGTCTAACTTAAACCGTGAAAACCGTCCAGAATGGATGATTATGAAAGTGGTTCCAGTTATTCCACCAGAATTACGTCCGCTTGTGCCACTTGATGGAGGTCGTTTTGCAACTTCAGATTTAAATGATTTATACCGTCGTGTAATTATACGTAACAACCGTTTGAAAAGATTAATGGAGATTAAAGCTCCAGAAGTTATCTTAAGAAACGAAAAACGTATGTTGCAAGAATCTGTAGATTCATTATTTGATAACACACGTAAAGCTTCTGCTGTTAAAACAGAATCAAACAGACCATTAAAATCATTATCAGATTCATTAAAAGGTAAACAAGGACGTTTCCGTCAAAACCTTTTAGGAAAACGTGTGGATTATTCTGCTCGTTCGGTAATTGTTGTTGGACCGGAATTAAAATTATTCGAATGTGGTATCCCTAAAGATATGGCATCTGAATTATACAAGCCTTTCGTTATCCGTAAATTGATAGAAAGAGGTATTGTAAAAACGGTAAAATCTGCTAAGAAAATTATAGACAAAAAAGAGCCAGTAGTTTGGGATATCCTTGAAAATGTAATTAAAGGTCACCCAATATTACTGAATCGTGCTCCTACTTTGCACAGATTAGGTATACAAGCATTCCAACCAAAATTAATTGAAGGAAAAGCAATCCAATTGCACCCTCTAGTTTGTACGGCATTTAATGCCGATTTTGATGGGGATCAAATGGCGGTACACTTACCATTAGGACCAGAGGCTATTTTGGAAGCTCAATTGTTAATGTTGGCTTCACACAATATCTTGAACCCTGCTAACGGTGCTCCGATCACTGTACCTTCTCAGGATATGGTCTTGGGTCTATATTATATGACCAAAGAGCGTCTTTCTACTCCAGAGCTTACAATTTTAGGTGAAGGCTTAACTTTTTACTCTGCAGAGGAAGTAAATATTGCATTAAACGAAGGAAGATTAGAATTGAATGCTTCAGTGAAAATTAGAGCAAAAGATTTTAATGAAGCTGGAGAATTAGTGTACCAAATTATTAAAACTACCGCTGGTCGTGTATTGTTTAATGAAGTAGTACCAGAAGCAGCAGGATATATCAATGATGTATTGACTAAGAAAAACCTTAGAGATATTATTGGACACGTTTTAAGCGCAACCAATGTACCTACTACAGCAGCCTTCTTGGACAACATGAAAGATATGGGGTATAAATTTGCCTTTAGAGGAGGTTTATCATTCTCTCTTGGTGATATTAGAATTCCAGAGCAAAAAACTAAATTGATTGCAGATGCCAGAGAGCAAGTTGAAGGTATCTCAACAAATTATAACATGGGTCTTATTACCAATAACGAACGTTACAACCAAGTTATTGATGTTTGGACTTCAGCAAATGCTCAACTTACAGAGTTAGCAATGAAAAATATTAGAGAAGATCAACAAGGATTCAACTCTGTATATATGATGCTTGACTCTGGAGCAAGGGGATCTAAAGAACAAATTCGTCAGTTAACTGGTATGCGTGGTTTGATGGCTAAGCCTAAAAAATCTACTGCTGGTGGTGGTGAAATTATTGAAAACCCGATTCTTTCTAACTTTAAGGAAGGACTTTCGATTCTTGAGTACTTTATCTCTACTCACGGTGCTCGTAAAGGACTTGCGGATACGGCTCTTAAAACTGCCGATGCTGGTTACTTAACTAGAAGATTACATGACGTTTCTCAAGATGTTATTGTTAACATTGAGGATTGTGGTACTCTTAGAGGTGTTGAAGTTTCTGCATTGAAAAAGAATGAGGAGATTGTTGAATCGTTAGGAGAAAGAATTTTAGGACGTGTTGCATTGCAAGATGTAATTAATCCTTTAACTAGTGATTATTTAGTAAGATCAGGTGAGCAAATCACAGAAGCTATAATGAAAGCAATTGAGGCTTCTCCAGTTGAGAAAGTTGAAGTTCGTTCTCCATTAACTTGTGAAGCGCTTAAAGGAATCTGTGCTAAATGTTACGGTAGAAACTTAGCTACTGGAAAAATGACTCAAAGAGGAGAGGCAGTTGGAGTAATTGCAGCTCAATCTATTGGAGAGCCAGGAACACAGTTAACATTACGTACTTTCCACGTTGGAGGGGTTGCGGGTGGTATCTCTGAGGAATCTAGCATCATTACAAGATTTAATGGTAAACTAGAAATCGAAGATTTAAAAACTGTTAAAGGTGAGGATAACGAAGGTAATGCAGTTGATATTGTAGTATCTCGTTCTACTGAATTGAAATTAATTGACGAAAGAACAGGTATCTTATTAAGTACAAATAACATTCCTTACGGTTCAAGTATCTTTGTAAAAGATGGACAATCGGTTGTTAAAGGAGATGTAATCTGTAAATGGGATCCATATAATGGAGTTATCGTTTCTGAGTTTACTGGTAAAATTGCTTACGAAGATTTAGAGCAAGGTCAATCATTCATGGTTGAAATTGATGAGCAAACTGGTTTCCAAGAAAAAGTAATTTCTGAATCAAGAGCTAAAAAATTAATTCCAACTTTATTAGTTTATGGTAAAGAAGGTGAATTAATTCGTTCTTATAACTTACCAGTTGGAGCCCACTTAATGGTTGAAAACGGTGAGAAAATTAAAGCAGGTAAGGTATTGGTGAAAATCCCACGTCGTTCTTCTAAATCAGGAGATATTACCGGAGGTTTACCTAGAATTACAGAGTTGTTAGAAGCTCGTAATCCTTCAAACCCAGCTGTAGTTTCTGAAATTGATGGAGTTGTTTCTTTTGGAAAAATCAAAAGAGGTAACCGTGAGATCGTTATCGAATCTAAATTTGGTGATGTTAGAAAATACTTGGTTAAATTATCAAGCCAAATTCTAGTTCAAGAGAATGACTTCGTTAGAGCAGGTGTACCATTGTCAGACGGTGCTATTACTCCAGACGATATTTTAAGAATTCAAGGACCAGCAGCTGTTCAACAGTATTTGGTTAATGAAATTCAAGAGGTATACCGTTTACAAGGGGTAAAAATCAATGACAAACACTTTGAGGTTGTTATTCGTCAAATGATGCGTAAAGTAAGAGTACAAGATCCAGGTGATACTTTATTCTTAGAAGATCAATTAATTCATACTAAAGACTTTATCGTTCAAAACGATAAATTATACGGAATGAAAGTAGTTGAAGATGCTGGAGATTCTAGCGTATTAAAAGCGGGTCAGATTATTTCTCCTCGTGAATTACGTGATGAAAATTCATTATTAAAACGTACAGATAAAAATCTAGTAGTAGCTAGAGATGTAATTACTGCAACTGCAACGCCAGTTTTACAAGGTATTACAAGAGCTTCGCTACAAACTAAATCATTCATTTCTGCTGCTTCTTTCCAAGAAACAACGAAAGTACTTAACGAAGCTGCAGTAGCTGGTAAAGTAGATTATTTAGAAGGATTAAAAGAAAATGTAATTGTTGGACACAGAATTCCTGCAGGAACTGGTATGAGAGAATACGATCATACAATTGTAGGTTCTAAAGACGATTACAATGAAATGATGGCTAATAAAGAAGAATATATTTATTAATTTAGGAAACTATGAGTAATTCGAATCAACAACAAGAGCAAATTAATATTGAATTAGACGAGAAAATCGCTGAAGGAATTTATTCTAATTTAGCAATTATTAATCATTCTTCTTCAGAATTTGTTTTAGATTTTGTAAGTATTATGCCAGGTATTCCTAAAGCCAAGGTAAAGTCAAGAATTGTCTTGACACCACAACATGCTAAACGATTACTAAAAGCAATTGGAGAAAATATTCATCGTTTTGAAGTCGCTCATGGCGAAATCAAAGAAACTGAACAAGCACCAATACCGCTTAACTTCGGTCCAGCAGGACAAGCATAAATTTTAAAAGCCCCAGTAATGGGGCTTTTTTTATATAATAGAATTTTGATATCTGAGCTAAGAGAAAGGATTGTATTTTTTTAAAATAAATTGAAAAACACTTTATCCGATTTTTAATTCACTTTGTCGATTAAGTTTTGTCTTCAGGGAGTATTTTTCTAATTTGCGACTTCCTAAAAATGGAATACTCACTCAAGGTTGTTTTTTTGTTAATTCATATTCAAAAAAAAGCGCTACTTCTAGAAGTAGCGCTTTTTTTATATAATTTAGAATAAGGTGATTATTCAA encodes:
- the rpoC gene encoding DNA-directed RNA polymerase subunit beta' — protein: MMNNRNNKDKNPVKRFNKISIGLASPESILKESRGEVLKPETINYRTHKPERDGLFCERIFGPVKDFECACGKYKRIRYKGIICDRCGVEVTEKKVRRDRVGHINLVVPIAHIWYFRSLPNKIGYILGLPSKKLDMIIYYERYVVIQAGIAKNAEGESLQRLDFLTEEEYLNILDSLPQDNQYLDDFDPNKFVAKMGAECIMDLLARIDLDELSYQLRHSANNETSKQRKTEALKRLQVVESFRESNLNRENRPEWMIMKVVPVIPPELRPLVPLDGGRFATSDLNDLYRRVIIRNNRLKRLMEIKAPEVILRNEKRMLQESVDSLFDNTRKASAVKTESNRPLKSLSDSLKGKQGRFRQNLLGKRVDYSARSVIVVGPELKLFECGIPKDMASELYKPFVIRKLIERGIVKTVKSAKKIIDKKEPVVWDILENVIKGHPILLNRAPTLHRLGIQAFQPKLIEGKAIQLHPLVCTAFNADFDGDQMAVHLPLGPEAILEAQLLMLASHNILNPANGAPITVPSQDMVLGLYYMTKERLSTPELTILGEGLTFYSAEEVNIALNEGRLELNASVKIRAKDFNEAGELVYQIIKTTAGRVLFNEVVPEAAGYINDVLTKKNLRDIIGHVLSATNVPTTAAFLDNMKDMGYKFAFRGGLSFSLGDIRIPEQKTKLIADAREQVEGISTNYNMGLITNNERYNQVIDVWTSANAQLTELAMKNIREDQQGFNSVYMMLDSGARGSKEQIRQLTGMRGLMAKPKKSTAGGGEIIENPILSNFKEGLSILEYFISTHGARKGLADTALKTADAGYLTRRLHDVSQDVIVNIEDCGTLRGVEVSALKKNEEIVESLGERILGRVALQDVINPLTSDYLVRSGEQITEAIMKAIEASPVEKVEVRSPLTCEALKGICAKCYGRNLATGKMTQRGEAVGVIAAQSIGEPGTQLTLRTFHVGGVAGGISEESSIITRFNGKLEIEDLKTVKGEDNEGNAVDIVVSRSTELKLIDERTGILLSTNNIPYGSSIFVKDGQSVVKGDVICKWDPYNGVIVSEFTGKIAYEDLEQGQSFMVEIDEQTGFQEKVISESRAKKLIPTLLVYGKEGELIRSYNLPVGAHLMVENGEKIKAGKVLVKIPRRSSKSGDITGGLPRITELLEARNPSNPAVVSEIDGVVSFGKIKRGNREIVIESKFGDVRKYLVKLSSQILVQENDFVRAGVPLSDGAITPDDILRIQGPAAVQQYLVNEIQEVYRLQGVKINDKHFEVVIRQMMRKVRVQDPGDTLFLEDQLIHTKDFIVQNDKLYGMKVVEDAGDSSVLKAGQIISPRELRDENSLLKRTDKNLVVARDVITATATPVLQGITRASLQTKSFISAASFQETTKVLNEAAVAGKVDYLEGLKENVIVGHRIPAGTGMREYDHTIVGSKDDYNEMMANKEEYIY
- the rpoB gene encoding DNA-directed RNA polymerase subunit beta — its product is MITNQTERLNFASTKNIPVYPDFLDVQVKSFKDFFQLETKSDERGNEGLYNTFMENFPITDTRNNFVLEFLDYFVDPPRYTIQECIERGLTYSVPLKARLKLYCTDPEHEDFETIVQDVYLGTIPYMTPSGTFVINGAERVVVSQLHRSPGVFFGQSFHANGTKLYSARVIPFKGSWIEFSTDINSVMYAYIDRKKKLPVTTLFRAIGFERDKDILEIFDLAEEIKVSKTGIKKYIGRRLAARVLNTWHEDFVDEDTGEVVSIERNEIILDRDTIIDKDNVEEIIDSNVKSILLHKEDNNQADYAIIHNTLQKDPTNSEKEAVEHIYRQLRNAEPPDEETARGIIDKLFFSDQRYNLGEVGRYRMNKKLGLDIPMEKQVLTKEDIITIVKYLIELINSKAEIDDIDHLSNRRVRTVGEQLSQQFGVGLARMARTIRERMNVRDNEVFTPIDLINAKTLSSVINSFFGTNQLSQFMDQTNPLAEITHKRRLSALGPGGLSRERAGFEVRDVHYTHYGRLCPIETPEGPNIGLISSLGVYAKVNGMGFIETPYRKVTDGVVDLETTPVYLSAEEEEGMLIAQANIEMDATGKIIAENVIARQEGDFPVIEPTQVDYTDVAPNQIASISASLIPFLEHDDANRALMGSNMMRQAVPLIRPEAPIVGTGLERQVASDSRVLINAEGNGTVEYVDANIITIKYDRSEEERMVSFESDEKTYNLIKFRKTNQGTSINLKPIVKKGDRVALGQVLSEGYATQNGELALGRNLKVAFMPWKGYNFEDAIVISEKVVRDDIFTSIHVDDYSLEVRDTKLGNEELTNDIPNVSEEATKDLDENGMIRIGAEVKPGDILIGKITPKGESDPTPEEKLLRAIFGDKAGDVKDASLKASPSLHGVVLDKKLFARAVKDKRKRTQDKDALGALEMEFETKFVELKDRLVEKLFLIVNGKTSQGVMNDLGEEVLPKGKKYTQKMLYAVEDFAHLSKGQWVADDATNKMVNDLIHNYKIKLNDLQGSLRREKFTITVGDELPAGILKLAKIYIAKKRKLKVGDKMAGRHGNKGIVARIVRHEDMPFLEDGTPVDIVLNPLGVPSRMNIGQIYETVLGWAGQNLGRKFATPIFDGATLDQINELTDEAGIPRFGHTYLYDGGTGERFHQRATVGVIYMLKLGHMVDDKMHARSIGPYSLITQQPLGGKAQFGGQRFGEMEVWALEAYGASSTLREILTVKSDDVIGRAKTYEAIVKGETMPEPGLPESFNVLMHELKGLGLDIRLEE
- a CDS encoding DUF3467 domain-containing protein; the encoded protein is MSNSNQQQEQINIELDEKIAEGIYSNLAIINHSSSEFVLDFVSIMPGIPKAKVKSRIVLTPQHAKRLLKAIGENIHRFEVAHGEIKETEQAPIPLNFGPAGQA